One part of the Gadus macrocephalus chromosome 8, ASM3116895v1 genome encodes these proteins:
- the abhd3 gene encoding phospholipase ABHD3: protein MISLDINLNVLTRDLSLYLENQVKVGLFGSGVGLSLVLGFSAAYTCYYLVSVAKKPQLVAGGKKFYKFLREQCPVVSETYYPTFWCWESRIQTLLRPFVTAKPGVTYRNELIKAADGGQISLDWFDNDESPTHPDPASRPTVILLPGLTGTSRESYILHMVQQSRDLGYRCVVFNNRGVSGEMLLTPRTYCAANTEDLETVMEHIQRTNEAAPLMAAGVSMGGMMLANYLGRKGRATCLKGVVLFSAGWDVFECTASLEKPLDRFIFNSYLTSCLQASVDRHRPVLEKAYDIDHVMKAKTIREFDERFTSIMFGYPTNDDYYHAASPVHTLRSVQVPMLCLNAADDVFSPSHAIPVEAAKQNPNVALLITCHGGHIGFLEGFWPRQSTYMDRVFKQFAQAVIEEGALLTDLSS from the exons ATGATCTCCCTGGACATCAATCTCAACGTTTTGACGAGGGACCTGTCACTTTATTTGGAAAACCAAGTGAAAGTTGGTCTATTCGGATCTGGAGTCGGACTGTCGCTGGTGCTTGGCTTTAGCGCAGCGTATACATGTTACTACTTGGTGTCCGTGGCTAAG AAGCCTCAGCTGGTCGCTGGGGGTAAGAAGTTCTACAAGTTTCTGCGGGAACAATGTCCGGTGGTTTCAGAGACCTACTACCCCACTTTCTGGTGCTGGGAGAGTCGAATCCAGACGCTGCTGAGACCTTTCGTCACAGCCAAACCCGGGGTCACCTACAGAAA TGAACTCATTAAGGCAGCAGACGGGGGCCAGATCTCCCTGGATTGGTTTGACAACGATGAGAGCCCCACCCACCCCGACcccgcctccaggcccaccgTCATCCTCCTGCCCGGCCTCACCGGGACCAGCCGGGAGTCCTACATCCTGCACATGGTCCAACAGAGCCGGGATCTAGGCTATAG ATGTGTGGTATTCAACAACAGAGGAGTCTCTGGTGAAATGCTTTTG acCCCCAGGACATACTGTGCTGCCAACACGGAGGACCTGGAGACGGTCATGGAGCACATCCAGCGGACCAACGAGGCGGCGCCCCTCATGGCTGCAGGAGTCTCCATGGGCGG CATGATGCTGGCCAACTACTTGGGACGCAAGGGCCGCGCCACCTGTCTGAAGGGGGTGGTGCTGTTCTCGGCCGGCTGGGATGTGTTCGAGTGCACCGCCTCGCTGGAGAAACCTCTGGACCGCTTCATCTTCAACTCCTACCTCACGAGCTGCCTGCAGGCCTCTGTGGACAG GCACAGACCAGTGCTTGAGAAAGCTTACGACATAGATCATGTTATGAAG GCAAAGACCATCCGAGAGTTTGACGAGAGGTTCACCTCCATCATGTTCGGCTACCCCACCAACGATGACTACTACCACGCAGCCAGCCCGGTGCACACGCTGAGGTCGGTGCAGGTGCCAATGCTCTGCCTGAATGCTGCCGACGACgtcttctccccctctcacg CCATTCCAGTGGAGGCCGCGAAGCAGAACCCCAACGTGGCCCTCCTCATCACATGTCATGGGGGCCACATTGGCTTCCTGGAGGGCTTTTGGCCGCGACAGAGCACTTACATGGACCGTGTGTTTAAGCAGTTTGCCCAGGCTGTCATAGAGGAAGGAGCCCTTCTCACGGACCTATCCTCATGA